A single region of the Chionomys nivalis chromosome 23, mChiNiv1.1, whole genome shotgun sequence genome encodes:
- the Tsku gene encoding tsukushi has protein sequence MWCSLFLLLLAVGGVRTTRPCFPGCQCEEETFGLFDSFSLTRVDCSSLGPHIVPVPIPLDTAHLDLSSNRLETVNESVLGGPGYTTLAGLDLSHNLLTSIAPTAFSRLRYLESLDLSHNGLAALPAEVFTTTSLSDVNLSHNRLREVSISAFSTHSQGRALHVDLSHNLIHRLLPHQPRVSLSAPTIQSLNLAWNRLRAVPDLRDLPLRYLSLDGNPLTAINPGAFMGLAGLTHLSLASLQSALQLVPHGFRELPGLQVLDLSGNPTLKWAGAEVFSGLGLLQELDLSGTSLVPLPEKLLHHLPALQSVSVGQDVQCRRLVREGAYPRQPGSSPKVVLHCGDTQEFAARGPDIL, from the coding sequence ATGTGGTGCTCCCTGTTCCTGCTGCTCCTGGCTGTCGGCGGAGTGCGGACCACCCGGCCGTGCTTTCCCGGGTGCCAGTGTGAGGAGGAGACTTTCGGCCTCTTTGACAGCTTTAGCCTGACTCGGGTGGACTGCAGCAGCTTGGGCCCCCACATTGTGCCTGTGCCCATCCCTCTGGACACAGCCCACCTGGACCTGTCTTCCAACCGGCTGGAGACGGTGAATGAGTCGGTGCTGGGGGGGCCGGGCTATACCACGCTGGCAGGCCTGGATCTCAGTCACAATCTCCTCACCAGCATCGCACCCACTGCCTTCTCCCGCCTGCGCTACCTGGAGTCTCTCGACCTCAGCCACAACGGCCTGGCAGCCCTGCCGGCTGAGGTTTTCACTACCACCTCCCTGAGTGATGTCAACCTCAGCCATAACCGACTACGGGAAGTCTCCATATCTGCCTTCTCCACCCACAGCCAGGGCCGGGCACTGCACGTGGATCTGTCCCACAACCTTATCCACCGCCTGCTCCCCCATCAGCCCCGGGTCAGCCTGTCTGCACCTACCATTCAGAGCCTAAACCTGGCCTGGAACCGGCTCCGCGCCGTGCCTGATCTCCGAGACCTGCCCCTGCGTTACCTCAGCCTGGATGGGAACCCCCTGACTGCCATCAACCCAGGTGCCTTCATGGGGCTGGCGGGCCTCACCCACCTGTCCCTGGCCAGCCTACAGAGTGCCCTCCAGTTAGTACCCCATGGCTTCCGGGAGCTCCCGGGCCTGCAGGTCCTGGACTTGTCAGGCAACCCCACGCTCAAGTGGGCAGGAGCCGAGGTGTTTTCAGGCCTGGGCTTGCTGCAGGAACTAGACCTGTCAGGTACCAGTCTGGTACCCCTACCTGAGAAGCTGCTCCATCATCTCCCTGCTTTACAGAGTGTCAGTGTGGGCCAAGATGTGCAGTGCCGGCGCCTGGTGCGGGAGGGTGCCTATCCCCGGCAGCCTGGCTCCAGCCCTAAGGTAGTCCTACACTGTGGAGACACGCAGGAGTTTGCTGCCAGGGGCCCAGACATCTTGTGA